One Anaerolineae bacterium genomic window carries:
- a CDS encoding protein kinase has protein sequence MASVSLEGQTLGKYQILEPLGRGGMARVYRAYHPQLDRYVAVKVLRSDLVEDQEFLARFRREAQAVATLRHPNIVQVYDFDVQDELYYIVLELLGGDTLKVRLTDYHRRGEQMPWGEMVRILLDVLDGLAYAHSEGMIHRDIKPANILLTRRGQAVLADFGIAQIIGGTNYTASGALMGTLNYMAPEQGFEGHSDARSDIYSLGIVFYEMLTNRTPFEADTPLAVLMKHLNDPLPLPRKINQAIPEPFERVVLKALAKNPADRYQSAAEMARALREAADEALLDLPDRISLPLSFTTADAPAEAVAIFSGTAREKLAEADFADDDTDASLGERLDAALSAFEAKKEHDKQAHEGSFKELMSAVWGMARIGMGEATQALREAAEEEQQKLQKKRAAKQRASASGESLADQAALGHADAALSRRLEERLAHLRGERSSLESEYVSPKQRRTIRKAERAARKQARQKAAAECGPGCCGGIGQSILSGLTLIIVANLVILWIAGVTDRWEIYEIGWPVQLLLVGMALCMVMLASGSIWLLIPIGIIAGNGVLFTYYSLTDNWNHWDFLWPLEPLLVIVTVWFAIVMAGRGNFSCRLARFLGMLLWVGGAGMIGLILMLIWPWFYNAALDYYNFGLEMWANLNYPAQ, from the coding sequence GTGGCCTCTGTTTCTTTAGAAGGACAAACCCTCGGCAAATATCAAATTCTGGAACCGCTGGGCAGGGGGGGAATGGCGCGGGTTTACCGGGCCTACCACCCCCAGCTTGACCGCTACGTGGCCGTTAAAGTGTTGCGCTCCGATCTGGTGGAAGACCAAGAATTCCTGGCTCGCTTCCGGCGGGAGGCGCAGGCCGTGGCCACCTTGCGCCATCCCAACATTGTCCAGGTGTACGACTTTGACGTGCAAGACGAACTCTACTACATCGTCTTAGAACTGCTGGGGGGCGATACGCTCAAAGTGCGGTTGACCGATTATCACCGGCGCGGCGAACAAATGCCCTGGGGCGAAATGGTTCGCATTTTGCTGGACGTGCTCGACGGCCTGGCCTACGCCCACAGCGAAGGCATGATTCACCGCGACATCAAACCGGCCAATATTCTGCTCACCCGGCGCGGCCAGGCGGTGCTGGCCGATTTTGGCATTGCCCAGATCATTGGCGGCACCAATTACACGGCCTCCGGGGCGTTGATGGGCACCCTCAATTACATGGCCCCGGAGCAAGGCTTTGAAGGCCACAGCGACGCCCGTAGCGACATTTACTCATTGGGCATTGTGTTTTACGAAATGCTGACCAATCGCACCCCCTTTGAAGCCGACACGCCCCTGGCCGTGTTGATGAAACACCTCAACGACCCCTTGCCGCTGCCGCGCAAAATCAATCAGGCTATCCCCGAACCCTTTGAGCGGGTGGTTCTCAAAGCGCTGGCCAAAAACCCGGCCGATCGCTATCAAAGCGCCGCAGAGATGGCCCGGGCTTTGCGCGAGGCCGCCGATGAGGCCCTGCTGGACCTGCCCGACCGCATTTCCCTGCCGCTCTCCTTTACCACGGCCGACGCGCCGGCAGAGGCGGTGGCCATTTTCTCCGGCACGGCCCGCGAAAAACTGGCCGAGGCCGACTTTGCCGACGACGACACCGACGCCTCGTTAGGCGAACGATTGGACGCGGCCCTTTCGGCGTTTGAAGCAAAAAAAGAGCATGATAAACAGGCGCATGAGGGATCATTCAAAGAACTAATGAGCGCCGTGTGGGGGATGGCGCGGATAGGAATGGGCGAAGCAACCCAGGCCCTGCGCGAAGCAGCCGAGGAGGAACAGCAGAAACTCCAGAAAAAGCGGGCCGCCAAACAAAGGGCCTCCGCTTCAGGCGAATCCCTGGCGGATCAGGCCGCGCTTGGCCACGCAGACGCGGCGTTGAGCCGGCGGCTTGAAGAACGCCTGGCCCACCTGCGGGGAGAACGGTCCTCCCTTGAGTCGGAATACGTTTCCCCCAAACAAAGGCGAACCATACGCAAAGCGGAGCGCGCGGCCCGCAAGCAAGCCCGTCAGAAAGCCGCCGCAGAGTGTGGGCCGGGCTGTTGTGGGGGCATCGGCCAATCTATTCTGAGCGGGCTGACCCTGATCATTGTGGCTAACCTGGTTATTCTCTGGATAGCCGGTGTAACCGATCGGTGGGAAATTTATGAAATTGGCTGGCCCGTGCAGTTGCTTTTGGTGGGCATGGCCTTGTGTATGGTCATGCTGGCTTCCGGCTCTATCTGGCTGCTGATCCCCATTGGCATTATTGCGGGCAATGGGGTCCTGTTCACCTATTACTCCCTCACCGACAATTGGAATCACTGGGATTTTTTGTGGCCCCTGGAACCGCTCCTGGTTATTGTGACCGTCTGGTTTGCCATTGTGATGGCCGGGCGGGGTAATTTCTCGTGTCGGCTGGCCCGCTTTTTAGGGATGCTCTTGTGGGTGGGAGGAGCAGGCATGATTGGGCTGATCCTCATGCTCATCTGGCCGTGGTTTTACAATGCCGCCCTGGATTATTATAATTTTGGCCTGGAGATGTGGGCAAACCTTAATTACCCGGCCCAATAA
- a CDS encoding pyridoxal-phosphate dependent enzyme, whose amino-acid sequence MTTHTLHLETPMFENPAINQRLGKRIFLKMDCYQPVGSFKIRGIGALCQQAVRSGFSHLVCSSGGNAGYAAAYAGRRLHTKVTVVVPETTSETAKNRIRAEGAEVIIRGRAWDEANTYALELVKKVNGAYIHPFENPTIWDGHASLIDEVKRQCPKPDVVVVSVGGGGLLCGILEGLHRNGWGNVPVLAVETEGANSLAASVEAGQLITLPQINSIATTLGAKTVTPKLMEWVQKHDIRPLVVADKTAVAACLRFADDLRVVVEPACGASLSVLYEHADVLADFESVLMVVCGGAGVSIEQLWEWELRL is encoded by the coding sequence ATGACAACCCACACGCTTCATCTGGAAACACCCATGTTTGAAAACCCGGCCATCAACCAACGGCTGGGCAAACGCATATTTTTAAAGATGGACTGCTACCAACCCGTCGGTTCCTTTAAAATCCGGGGCATTGGCGCGCTGTGCCAACAAGCGGTGCGGTCGGGTTTCAGTCACCTGGTTTGTTCATCGGGGGGAAATGCGGGGTATGCCGCCGCTTATGCCGGGCGAAGGTTGCACACAAAGGTTACCGTGGTGGTGCCGGAAACCACCTCCGAAACCGCCAAAAACCGCATCCGGGCCGAAGGGGCCGAGGTGATCATCCGGGGCCGGGCCTGGGATGAAGCCAATACGTATGCGTTGGAACTGGTCAAAAAAGTCAACGGCGCTTACATCCATCCCTTTGAAAATCCCACTATTTGGGATGGCCACGCCTCGCTGATTGATGAGGTTAAACGGCAATGCCCCAAGCCGGACGTGGTGGTGGTGTCGGTCGGCGGGGGAGGTTTGTTGTGCGGCATTTTGGAGGGACTGCATCGCAACGGCTGGGGCAATGTGCCCGTGCTGGCCGTGGAAACCGAGGGAGCCAATTCTTTGGCCGCCTCGGTGGAAGCGGGGCAATTGATCACCCTGCCCCAAATCAACTCCATTGCTACCACCCTGGGGGCCAAAACCGTGACTCCCAAGTTAATGGAATGGGTGCAAAAGCACGACATCCGGCCCCTGGTTGTTGCCGACAAAACCGCGGTGGCGGCCTGTCTGCGTTTTGCCGATGACCTGCGGGTGGTGGTGGAACCGGCCTGCGGCGCATCGCTATCGGTGCTGTATGAGCACGCCGACGTGCTGGCTGATTTTGAGTCGGTGTTGATGGTGGTGTGTGGTGGGGCGGGCGTTTCGATAGAGCAGTTGTGGGAGTGGGAGCTGAGGCTCTAA